A single window of Gimesia chilikensis DNA harbors:
- a CDS encoding MFS transporter, whose translation MTTLSPTEAPSASEAPETEHSSESTHLSKGLTLLLATTVGMVVGNLYYMQPLLGLIAIDLGLSESAVGSAATLSLIGQSCGMLLILPLGDIFNRRPLILISVLLSICALLLVASADSLGWLSFACLALGLSTTGTHMTISLAASLATPAERGRVVGTVVGGLLTGLLLSRTISGVLGRLIDWQSIYYIAACMLTCLLALLWYALPSTKPQIRMGYIPLLTSLWKLFTTEKVLRESCVFGSLSFAAFSAFWMTLVFHLERPPLNYGSDVAGMLGLLAIGGALAAGGVGRLSDRFGARPIIGLFQLFTLFSFGILYFQGETLLGLGIGVVLMDLGIQAVHVGNQSRVYSLSPEARNRLGTIYIVIYFAGGALGAAVGVWSWTEFGWAGVCSSSALFMLMATLYWLLTIRRNRV comes from the coding sequence ATGACGACCCTTTCCCCCACCGAAGCTCCGTCAGCTTCGGAAGCACCAGAGACAGAACATTCATCCGAATCAACTCATTTGAGTAAAGGGCTGACGTTACTGCTGGCGACAACCGTGGGAATGGTGGTCGGCAACCTGTATTACATGCAGCCTCTGCTGGGACTGATTGCAATCGACCTGGGATTGTCGGAGAGTGCTGTCGGTAGTGCAGCGACACTCAGCCTGATTGGCCAGTCATGCGGTATGCTGCTGATTCTGCCCCTGGGGGATATCTTTAATCGACGGCCCCTGATTCTGATCTCGGTGCTGCTCTCCATCTGTGCTTTATTGCTGGTGGCCTCAGCTGATAGTCTTGGCTGGCTCTCCTTCGCCTGCCTGGCCCTGGGTCTGTCGACGACCGGCACACATATGACGATTTCCCTCGCCGCCAGCCTGGCCACTCCCGCAGAACGCGGTCGCGTCGTGGGCACTGTCGTAGGGGGCCTGCTGACGGGGCTGTTGCTTTCGCGGACGATCAGTGGAGTTCTGGGGCGGCTGATTGACTGGCAATCGATTTATTACATCGCAGCCTGCATGTTGACCTGCCTGCTGGCCCTGCTCTGGTATGCGTTGCCCAGCACGAAACCACAGATTCGCATGGGATACATTCCTTTGCTGACTTCGCTATGGAAGCTGTTCACAACAGAGAAAGTCCTCAGGGAATCGTGTGTGTTCGGAAGTTTGAGCTTTGCTGCATTCAGTGCATTCTGGATGACGCTTGTCTTTCACCTGGAGCGTCCGCCCCTGAATTATGGCAGCGACGTCGCGGGGATGCTGGGACTATTGGCCATCGGTGGTGCACTCGCTGCGGGTGGCGTCGGACGCTTGAGTGACCGTTTCGGCGCGCGTCCCATCATAGGCTTGTTCCAGCTGTTTACACTATTCTCCTTTGGAATACTCTACTTTCAGGGAGAAACACTGCTCGGGCTGGGAATCGGCGTGGTTCTGATGGACCTGGGAATCCAGGCCGTGCATGTGGGTAATCAGTCGCGGGTCTACAGTCTCTCTCCCGAAGCCCGTAACCGCCTGGGGACGATTTATATTGTGATCTACTTCGCGGGCGGTGCACTCGGTGCAGCAGTTGGCGTCTGGAGCTGGACCGAATTCGGCTGGGCCGGCGTCTGCAGTTCCAGTGCCCTGTTTATGCTGATGGCTACTCTCTACTGGCTGCTCACCATTCGCCGAAATCGGGTTTGA
- a CDS encoding ArnT family glycosyltransferase encodes MEQKELALPSTEDQRLTLVGRGLLALSLLSWCLLMYPLLSGGPLVLDEHCSYWIIDSDLPGSSLMRSLDYAAIPPLSSWIQIGFLKVLGKSELAFRLSSALCALGAIWITWLAGKEMRSPLTGGLAALMVAWHPEAMDEVRIARCYGLVLMLGAAVIWATIRWQRQPRSLGAALFWSFSSIALLWTHYTSALLVILSGLAVAVSCWWQRDLNRTTLSRLVLAAGLVILLGLPLIPTLLRLKLWGPILNFSGSDTSIWNLIGPFWWIGLPIGGLVLLMTLKRRSAQPVSSSELWITATCSLLPLLILAVLSSGEMSSLANPRYRVAYAPAGACFIALLLTQTRHWMTSVGATVVVLIAAWFMSPLGPWDMGRLGSPTEYEWRELNAFIAENSKPGEPLLVQSGLTESYLVPALTEDRVFLEYVACRVSRFYVDEPHPRYALPYIWNPQSGVIAFFQNLLDSWKTDPGSFWVAAATDTDLNQNSLNQIRAIARETGYVETEQKTWHSATLIHFQQPANIGK; translated from the coding sequence ATGGAGCAAAAAGAACTGGCGCTGCCATCAACTGAAGATCAACGACTGACCCTGGTCGGTCGCGGGTTACTGGCACTTTCGCTGTTGAGCTGGTGCCTGCTGATGTATCCCCTGTTGTCAGGCGGACCGCTGGTTCTCGATGAGCACTGTTCCTACTGGATTATCGATTCCGATCTGCCCGGCTCTTCGTTGATGCGGAGTCTGGACTACGCCGCGATTCCACCCCTGTCCAGTTGGATTCAGATCGGGTTTCTCAAGGTCCTGGGAAAATCGGAACTGGCGTTTCGACTCTCCTCGGCTCTGTGTGCTCTGGGCGCGATCTGGATTACGTGGCTGGCGGGGAAGGAAATGCGGTCTCCGCTGACAGGAGGTCTGGCTGCGTTAATGGTCGCCTGGCATCCGGAAGCGATGGATGAAGTCCGCATTGCCCGCTGTTACGGACTCGTACTCATGCTGGGAGCAGCCGTGATCTGGGCTACGATCCGCTGGCAACGCCAGCCCCGTTCGCTGGGAGCGGCACTGTTCTGGAGCTTCTCCTCCATCGCCTTACTCTGGACTCATTACACATCGGCACTGCTGGTCATTCTCTCGGGGCTCGCGGTCGCAGTCAGCTGCTGGTGGCAACGCGATCTCAATCGCACCACCCTCAGTCGACTTGTGCTCGCAGCCGGACTGGTGATTCTGCTCGGTCTCCCCCTGATCCCGACCCTGCTGCGGCTCAAGCTGTGGGGACCGATTCTGAACTTCAGCGGCAGTGATACCTCGATCTGGAATCTGATCGGCCCGTTCTGGTGGATCGGCCTGCCGATCGGTGGTCTCGTACTACTGATGACACTCAAGCGTCGTTCTGCGCAGCCCGTCTCCAGCTCAGAACTATGGATCACAGCGACCTGTTCATTGCTCCCGTTACTGATCCTGGCGGTACTTTCCTCGGGAGAGATGTCGAGTCTGGCCAATCCCCGTTATCGCGTTGCTTATGCACCCGCGGGGGCCTGTTTTATTGCACTGCTGCTGACTCAGACGCGGCACTGGATGACCTCCGTGGGGGCAACGGTGGTCGTACTCATCGCAGCCTGGTTTATGTCCCCTCTGGGGCCCTGGGATATGGGGCGGCTCGGATCCCCGACCGAATACGAATGGCGGGAACTGAATGCCTTCATTGCTGAGAACTCAAAACCAGGCGAACCCCTGCTGGTCCAGAGTGGATTGACCGAGAGTTACCTGGTTCCTGCGTTGACGGAGGATCGGGTATTTCTGGAATACGTGGCCTGCCGGGTGAGTCGGTTCTATGTAGATGAACCTCATCCCCGCTACGCGTTGCCATATATCTGGAATCCGCAGTCAGGAGTGATTGCTTTCTTTCAGAATCTACTCGATAGTTGGAAAACCGATCCGGGATCGTTCTGGGTCGCCGCTGCCACCGATACCGACCTGAACCAGAATTCGCTCAACCAGATCCGCGCGATTGCCCGGGAGACCGGCTATGTGGAAACAGAGCAGAAGACCTGGCACAGCGCGACGCTGATTCATTTTCAACAGCCTGCGAATATCGGTAAGTGA
- a CDS encoding ECF-type sigma factor produces the protein MTVPPDGTTNSWDQSIYDQLHGLAERALSRESAGHSLQPTLLVNDAYLKLQEQQNLDPADRSLMLAAGATIIRRLLVDYARQRKRLKRGGNDGRGIPLHISVADDANQLDILELNDALETLASELPRAARIVELKFFGGLTGEEIAEQLDVSLRTVNNDWKYAKAWLYRELGPGTESDSADE, from the coding sequence ATGACCGTACCGCCAGACGGAACCACAAACAGCTGGGATCAATCGATTTACGACCAGCTGCATGGTCTGGCTGAACGGGCTTTAAGTCGCGAAAGTGCAGGACATTCCCTGCAACCCACGCTGCTCGTTAACGACGCGTACCTTAAACTGCAGGAACAGCAGAATCTCGATCCCGCAGATCGATCCCTGATGCTGGCCGCCGGCGCGACCATCATTCGTCGCCTGCTCGTCGATTACGCCCGGCAGCGGAAGCGACTCAAACGGGGAGGAAATGACGGTCGTGGAATTCCGTTGCACATTTCTGTCGCCGATGACGCCAATCAGTTAGACATCCTGGAATTGAATGACGCCCTGGAGACGCTCGCCAGCGAGTTACCCCGGGCAGCCAGGATTGTGGAACTGAAATTTTTTGGTGGTTTGACGGGCGAGGAGATCGCCGAACAGCTGGATGTCTCATTGCGGACAGTCAACAACGACTGGAAGTATGCGAAAGCCTGGTTGTATCGTGAACTCGGCCCGGGCACAGAAAGTGATTCTGCAGATGAGTAA
- a CDS encoding serine/threonine protein kinase, with the protein MRKPGCIVNSARAQKVILQMSNSHAEKVQQTFLAALEVDDEQRDAWLIQECGSDEALLTEVRSLLNHADPSVDLLEQKLDEVVADIPQLDEEAEPVATQETDEPEEDIDCDDFLSKLSEVGVLSPDEFASVSDSVSTGTPPPDARQLASQLVTNGKLTSYQASALLKGEPELLIDKYLILDLIDVGGMGMVFKALHRTMHRIVALKMMSQQMLASEDQVRRFKREVRVAATLEHPNIVRAYDADEARGVHFLVMEYVRGDNLSRIVRTSGPLSLNQAVDCIRQTAIGLQHAHEHGIVHRDIKPGNLLLDVQGTVKILDLGLAHIDDSLRHTPAGSETTDDESGRPFVSQSELTAAGAILGTASFMAPEQSLDAHLVDFRSDIYSLGCTLYFLLTGEAPYTGNTIFKVFVQHREGDIPPLQKQRPDVPDSVAAVFKKMVAKKPEDRYQTARELIVALEDCHIPPPVKEVPQPSRKTVDTPSDPGPTISDPGTIQHAGSSSSAQKHYLLAAACAIVLVGITAFLWPRESDQPVVRTDNEKSFEATEPVPALVTAPAEQEQKANQPVTPQTSLADLLASGEWEWQVTKNLGPQINSNDFEFSGDMTADKCTLVFSTGRKNPQYENRNLWISTRPSQTAEWNTPTLLPAEINTDGNAVLPQISADGLQLSFKRDAYWYLSTRKSLNDPWQEAIPDPIAVGDRRDYRLTPDGLTAFRPIIIAPDQKSANKESSLWIWRRDALDSPFGERSEEPLPVDQRIGNVGSLSNDGRFYLFYQKEDWEDDQDEALSKLHYSTRPDWNSAWSEPVLAFKDDPNPSGRPRLLRDGRSFLFVAGRPTGYGASDLWLAELVRKTPEAETSETTDTSPAEE; encoded by the coding sequence ATGCGAAAGCCTGGTTGTATCGTGAACTCGGCCCGGGCACAGAAAGTGATTCTGCAGATGAGTAATTCACACGCGGAGAAAGTCCAGCAGACATTCCTGGCGGCTTTGGAAGTGGACGATGAGCAACGAGACGCCTGGCTGATTCAGGAATGTGGTTCTGACGAAGCACTGCTCACGGAAGTCAGGTCGCTGTTGAATCACGCCGATCCCTCTGTTGATTTGTTGGAACAGAAGCTGGATGAGGTTGTAGCTGATATACCTCAACTGGATGAAGAAGCGGAACCGGTTGCGACTCAAGAAACAGACGAACCAGAGGAAGATATCGACTGCGATGACTTTCTTTCGAAACTGTCCGAAGTTGGCGTACTCTCACCGGACGAATTTGCATCGGTCAGCGATTCGGTTTCGACAGGAACGCCTCCCCCTGATGCACGGCAGCTGGCTTCGCAACTCGTCACCAACGGCAAGCTGACCTCGTACCAGGCGTCCGCCCTGCTTAAAGGTGAGCCTGAGCTGTTAATCGACAAATACCTGATCCTCGATCTGATCGATGTCGGTGGCATGGGCATGGTCTTCAAAGCCCTGCACCGCACGATGCACCGAATCGTAGCTCTGAAGATGATGTCACAGCAGATGCTGGCTTCGGAAGATCAGGTGCGACGTTTCAAACGGGAAGTCCGCGTTGCTGCAACGCTCGAACATCCGAATATCGTCCGGGCCTATGATGCGGACGAGGCGCGGGGCGTCCATTTTCTGGTGATGGAATATGTGCGCGGCGACAACCTCAGCCGGATCGTGCGTACTTCCGGTCCGCTTTCCCTGAACCAGGCCGTCGACTGTATTCGACAGACCGCGATCGGACTGCAGCACGCACACGAACATGGCATCGTACATCGGGACATCAAACCTGGGAACCTGCTGCTGGATGTTCAGGGAACGGTCAAAATTCTCGATCTGGGTCTGGCACACATTGATGACTCCCTGCGACATACGCCTGCCGGATCCGAAACCACCGATGATGAGAGTGGCCGCCCGTTCGTCAGTCAGTCAGAACTGACGGCAGCCGGTGCGATTCTGGGGACGGCGTCGTTCATGGCTCCCGAGCAGTCTCTGGATGCGCATCTGGTAGACTTCCGATCCGACATCTACAGCCTGGGCTGCACGCTCTATTTCCTGCTGACCGGTGAAGCCCCCTACACCGGAAACACGATCTTTAAAGTCTTCGTCCAACACCGGGAGGGCGACATTCCCCCGTTACAAAAGCAACGCCCGGATGTCCCGGATTCCGTCGCGGCCGTCTTTAAAAAAATGGTCGCCAAGAAACCAGAAGACCGCTATCAGACTGCCCGGGAGCTGATTGTCGCCCTGGAAGACTGTCACATTCCGCCGCCGGTTAAAGAAGTGCCTCAACCGTCCCGAAAGACTGTTGACACCCCATCTGATCCCGGACCGACCATCAGTGATCCGGGGACGATTCAACATGCCGGCTCCTCCAGTTCTGCTCAGAAACATTATCTGCTGGCAGCGGCGTGTGCGATTGTGCTGGTAGGTATCACAGCCTTCCTCTGGCCACGCGAGTCTGATCAACCGGTTGTGCGAACCGACAACGAAAAATCATTTGAGGCCACTGAACCCGTTCCTGCTCTCGTCACAGCGCCAGCTGAACAAGAACAAAAAGCAAATCAGCCAGTCACACCACAGACCTCGCTGGCTGACCTGCTGGCCTCGGGAGAATGGGAATGGCAGGTGACCAAAAACCTGGGCCCCCAGATTAACTCGAATGACTTTGAATTCAGCGGCGATATGACTGCTGATAAATGCACCCTTGTTTTCTCGACAGGCCGCAAGAATCCACAATATGAGAATCGCAATTTATGGATCTCGACACGACCCTCCCAAACTGCAGAGTGGAACACTCCGACTTTACTCCCCGCTGAGATTAACACCGATGGGAATGCAGTATTACCCCAGATCTCGGCAGACGGCTTGCAGCTTTCATTCAAACGAGATGCATACTGGTATCTGTCGACGCGCAAGAGTCTGAATGATCCCTGGCAGGAAGCAATTCCCGATCCCATCGCCGTCGGTGACAGACGCGATTACCGGCTCACCCCTGACGGTTTGACTGCCTTTCGCCCCATCATCATTGCCCCAGATCAGAAATCAGCCAACAAAGAAAGCAGCCTGTGGATCTGGCGGCGCGACGCATTAGACAGCCCCTTTGGGGAACGATCAGAGGAACCACTGCCCGTTGACCAAAGGATTGGTAATGTTGGTTCCCTGAGCAATGATGGACGGTTCTATCTCTTCTATCAAAAAGAAGATTGGGAAGATGATCAGGATGAAGCCTTGAGTAAGCTGCACTACTCAACTCGTCCCGACTGGAATTCGGCATGGTCAGAGCCGGTTCTGGCTTTTAAGGACGATCCCAATCCTTCGGGACGTCCCCGGTTATTGCGGGATGGCAGAAGCTTTCTGTTTGTTGCCGGCCGACCCACTGGTTATGGGGCCAGCGACCTCTGGCTGGCTGAACTGGTCCGCAAAACGCCTGAGGCGGAGACCAGCGAAACCACGGACACCAGCCCAGCTGAAGAGTAG
- a CDS encoding SMP-30/gluconolactonase/LRE family protein gives MKAFLILILGATLMLSNIAYAQKPAGKSFEAGKPLGAVNEAGEFVPLSSNVKVYGSFRFAESCVYDATRNLIVVMNAGVSQDQAKNDGYVSLLNPDGSVHTTKWIGATRNGLTLNHPLGSAIHNGTLYTADIDVVRTFDLATGKPGKAYPVEGSTFLNGIAVNKGGTIFVSNSKPENRVYKITADGDVSIFVDGDPLKIPNGVAIDPDGNVVVVNVGNNDVMTFNPDNGKLLRTEHAAEGGNDGLVILPDGTKYVSSVRFGSVSKISPGKPAQVIASGIPSAASMGYDSRQKQLIIPMNNNNAVAFLKLED, from the coding sequence ATGAAAGCGTTCTTAATTCTGATCCTCGGGGCGACGTTAATGCTGAGCAACATAGCTTACGCTCAGAAACCTGCCGGAAAATCATTTGAGGCAGGAAAACCACTGGGAGCCGTCAATGAGGCCGGGGAGTTTGTTCCCCTCTCCAGCAATGTCAAGGTGTATGGCAGTTTTCGTTTTGCGGAGAGCTGCGTCTACGACGCGACCCGCAATCTGATCGTCGTGATGAATGCCGGGGTTTCCCAGGACCAGGCGAAAAATGATGGTTATGTTTCGCTGTTGAATCCGGATGGGTCCGTGCATACCACAAAATGGATTGGGGCAACGCGCAACGGCCTGACGCTCAATCATCCACTGGGGAGTGCGATTCACAACGGAACCCTTTATACCGCGGATATCGATGTGGTCCGCACGTTCGATCTCGCGACCGGTAAACCCGGGAAAGCCTATCCTGTGGAAGGTTCCACATTCCTGAACGGCATTGCCGTTAATAAAGGGGGGACAATCTTTGTTTCCAATTCGAAGCCGGAAAACCGCGTCTATAAAATTACCGCGGATGGCGACGTTTCGATCTTCGTAGACGGCGATCCGCTCAAGATTCCGAACGGCGTCGCCATCGATCCGGACGGAAACGTGGTCGTGGTAAACGTCGGCAACAACGACGTCATGACCTTTAATCCGGATAATGGCAAACTGCTCCGCACCGAGCACGCCGCGGAAGGGGGCAACGATGGCCTGGTGATTCTCCCCGACGGAACCAAGTATGTCAGCAGTGTCCGTTTCGGCAGTGTCTCAAAAATCAGCCCCGGTAAACCGGCCCAGGTCATTGCTTCGGGCATTCCGAGTGCCGCTTCGATGGGCTACGATTCCAGACAGAAGCAGTTGATCATCCCCATGAACAATAACAATGCCGTCGCTTTTCTCAAGCTGGAAGACTGA
- a CDS encoding tRNA-binding protein produces MNENEISLEDFEQVEIRVGRIVQIEPFPEGRYSSHVLQIDFGDELGTRKSLARLIPNYADADLMGRQVLCVVNLPPRQIGKHRSEVLTLGVPDAEGNVVLLRPDRDVPPGGKLY; encoded by the coding sequence ATGAACGAGAATGAAATCAGTCTTGAAGACTTCGAACAGGTTGAAATTCGTGTGGGGCGGATTGTACAGATCGAGCCGTTTCCAGAAGGCCGTTATTCCAGCCATGTACTGCAGATTGATTTTGGGGATGAGTTGGGTACCCGGAAATCACTGGCCCGGCTCATCCCGAACTACGCCGACGCGGACCTGATGGGGCGACAGGTCCTGTGTGTGGTGAATCTGCCACCACGCCAGATTGGTAAACATCGATCTGAAGTGCTCACGCTGGGAGTTCCCGACGCAGAGGGGAACGTCGTGTTACTGCGACCAGACCGCGACGTCCCCCCTGGTGGAAAGTTGTATTGA
- a CDS encoding right-handed parallel beta-helix repeat-containing protein: MSLLRVPALLLLVCLTLISVVKAEPTASVNQAAIDDLKAGKTDIAYAAWWGFDPEDATAALQAAINSGAKKVIVEKMSSPWIVKPLHLASNQEIVFQEGAVLLAKKGEFKPRTASLLNASLKQNIRLTGPGATLQMRRADYDSALYEKAEWRNGISLRSCSDVQITGLTIKETGGDGIYLGVAKRGVTNQNITIRNVVFDRNYRQGVSVISAENLLIEDSVFKETAGTPPMAGIDFEPNHPSECLINCVLRNCRAENNQGGGFLFYLPNLNRDSQPISIRLENCKSTGTKRSLSLTTGNKSPGSVSGSIEFVNCTFASTEQTPVNIQDKPADTCPVLFQECTISGPDNDEAKIPSIRFAARPGAVGKIGGVIFQHCVVKSSVARPVMTFHDASYLSAAAKITGTLRVEQGKQMKEVTLSPALLAKWMPASPAGDIAPYKTEVSQLQPLAASEPFKPGKRRSVRQRQRARYLLSAKQGDQVAVQLSYQKLGRYTGDKMPVTVIAPSGKTIPVASVPFQESATCEFKAPETGVYQLNCDPGPNYMRVDASSHPLCLVSDGAPVRLMASTGAYYFYVPAGVEKWAVGVFGEGAGERVSAKLFDPSGKQVWSEQNVAQPTLFTRTQSENSPGALWRLVLERPTQGGFEDHYVQLVGIPAVLALTPGEILVPTSPKTK; the protein is encoded by the coding sequence ATGTCTCTGCTTCGCGTTCCTGCGCTCTTACTTCTGGTCTGTCTCACGTTAATCTCTGTCGTCAAAGCGGAACCGACTGCCTCTGTCAACCAGGCGGCAATTGATGACCTCAAGGCGGGGAAGACGGATATCGCGTATGCTGCCTGGTGGGGCTTTGATCCAGAAGATGCTACGGCGGCGCTACAGGCGGCGATTAACTCCGGTGCGAAAAAAGTCATCGTGGAGAAAATGTCGTCTCCCTGGATCGTCAAACCGCTGCACCTGGCCAGCAACCAGGAGATTGTGTTTCAGGAAGGTGCTGTCCTCCTGGCGAAAAAAGGGGAGTTCAAACCCCGGACCGCTTCGTTGCTGAACGCTTCCCTCAAACAGAATATTCGTCTCACCGGTCCGGGAGCGACGCTGCAGATGCGCCGTGCAGACTACGATTCAGCGCTCTATGAAAAGGCAGAGTGGCGGAACGGAATCAGCCTGCGGAGTTGCTCTGACGTCCAAATTACCGGGCTCACAATCAAAGAGACCGGCGGCGACGGCATTTACCTGGGCGTCGCGAAGCGGGGCGTGACCAATCAGAATATCACGATTCGAAACGTCGTCTTCGATCGAAACTATCGACAGGGCGTCAGCGTGATCAGTGCCGAAAATCTGCTCATTGAAGATTCCGTTTTCAAAGAAACCGCAGGAACGCCTCCTATGGCGGGGATCGATTTCGAGCCCAATCATCCCAGCGAATGTCTCATCAACTGTGTACTGCGGAACTGTAGGGCCGAAAACAATCAGGGGGGCGGATTCCTGTTTTATCTGCCCAATCTGAACCGGGACTCGCAACCGATTTCGATCCGCCTGGAAAACTGTAAAAGCACGGGCACCAAACGCAGCCTGTCGCTGACGACCGGCAACAAATCGCCTGGCAGCGTCTCCGGTTCGATCGAGTTTGTGAACTGCACGTTCGCCAGTACCGAGCAGACCCCCGTCAACATTCAGGATAAACCTGCCGATACCTGTCCGGTTCTGTTTCAAGAGTGCACGATCAGCGGCCCGGACAATGATGAAGCAAAGATCCCCTCGATCCGGTTTGCGGCCCGACCGGGAGCCGTCGGAAAAATCGGGGGTGTCATCTTCCAGCACTGCGTTGTGAAATCGTCGGTCGCGCGTCCGGTCATGACGTTTCACGATGCCTCTTATCTGTCCGCAGCTGCGAAGATCACAGGGACCCTCCGTGTGGAGCAGGGAAAACAGATGAAAGAGGTCACCCTCAGCCCGGCTCTGCTCGCAAAATGGATGCCTGCCAGCCCCGCGGGCGATATCGCTCCGTACAAAACCGAAGTCTCACAGCTGCAACCCCTGGCTGCCAGTGAACCGTTCAAGCCAGGCAAACGCCGTTCCGTCCGTCAGCGTCAACGCGCGCGTTATCTGCTCTCTGCGAAACAGGGGGACCAGGTCGCGGTGCAGTTGTCCTATCAGAAGCTCGGCCGCTACACCGGAGATAAGATGCCTGTCACGGTCATCGCGCCCTCAGGGAAGACCATTCCCGTCGCGTCAGTTCCCTTCCAGGAGAGTGCCACTTGTGAATTCAAGGCACCCGAAACCGGCGTCTATCAACTCAACTGTGATCCGGGTCCCAATTATATGCGGGTGGATGCGTCTTCCCATCCGCTCTGTCTGGTCTCAGATGGTGCACCAGTTCGTCTGATGGCTTCGACCGGCGCCTACTATTTCTATGTTCCGGCAGGTGTAGAGAAATGGGCCGTGGGGGTCTTCGGTGAAGGGGCCGGGGAACGCGTGAGTGCGAAACTGTTTGACCCGTCCGGCAAGCAGGTCTGGTCCGAACAGAATGTGGCCCAACCGACGTTGTTTACCCGTACGCAATCTGAGAACAGTCCGGGAGCGCTCTGGCGTCTGGTTCTGGAACGTCCCACCCAGGGGGGCTTTGAAGACCATTACGTGCAACTCGTCGGCATTCCAGCCGTACTCGCTCTCACTCCGGGGGAAATTCTGGTACCCACCAGCCCGAAAACGAAATAA
- a CDS encoding superoxide dismutase family protein, protein MKSFLVCAVTAVLPLSTSLLAVNDDHDHKEHKLNRAVAVVQPTQKFKTAGVIHLKQKDGQVSITGKVKGLTPGKHGFHIHQYGDLSADDGSSAGGHYAPEGHEHGGPHKAQHHAGDLGNIVADENGVAMIDKQSDDFELSDVIGRAFVVHAGTDDLTSQPSGDAGARAGLAVIGISK, encoded by the coding sequence ATGAAATCTTTTCTCGTCTGTGCCGTCACCGCGGTGCTCCCTTTAAGCACCTCGTTACTGGCCGTGAACGATGATCACGACCACAAGGAACACAAGTTGAACCGCGCTGTCGCGGTGGTTCAGCCTACGCAGAAGTTTAAAACAGCGGGTGTGATCCATCTCAAGCAGAAAGACGGCCAAGTCTCAATTACAGGGAAGGTGAAAGGCCTGACACCCGGAAAGCATGGATTCCATATTCACCAGTATGGTGATCTGAGTGCCGACGATGGCAGTTCTGCCGGTGGGCATTACGCACCAGAGGGACACGAGCATGGAGGCCCGCATAAGGCTCAGCACCATGCTGGTGATCTGGGAAATATTGTCGCAGACGAGAATGGTGTCGCCATGATTGACAAGCAGTCGGATGATTTTGAATTGTCGGATGTAATCGGACGTGCCTTTGTAGTCCATGCCGGTACTGACGATCTGACCAGCCAGCCATCCGGTGATGCGGGTGCCCGTGCGGGTCTGGCTGTGATTGGGATCAGTAAGTAG
- a CDS encoding ferritin-like domain-containing protein — MGSSNGQKLSTLQDLFVDQIQDLYDAENRLIDAIPKMAEAASSKELKTAFDSHLEETRQHVNRLEAVFKGLECEPKRKACEAMKGLIREGDEILKADGDPLVKDAGLIAAAQRVEHYEMAGYGSARNFAKQIGKQDLADILQETLDEEGNADKKLTQIATEITNSAAAQA, encoded by the coding sequence ATGGGATCTTCAAATGGTCAAAAATTATCCACACTGCAGGACCTGTTCGTGGATCAGATTCAGGACTTATATGATGCCGAGAACCGGCTCATTGACGCGATTCCCAAAATGGCCGAGGCCGCTTCATCGAAAGAGTTGAAGACCGCCTTCGATTCCCATCTGGAGGAGACCCGGCAACACGTCAACCGCCTGGAAGCGGTCTTCAAAGGATTGGAATGCGAACCCAAACGCAAGGCCTGCGAAGCGATGAAGGGGCTCATCCGCGAAGGTGATGAGATCCTGAAAGCAGACGGTGATCCGCTGGTCAAAGATGCCGGACTAATTGCTGCTGCACAACGCGTCGAACACTACGAGATGGCAGGGTACGGATCAGCCCGTAATTTTGCCAAGCAAATCGGTAAGCAGGATCTGGCCGACATTCTCCAGGAGACATTGGATGAAGAGGGGAATGCCGACAAGAAACTGACGCAGATCGCGACCGAAATTACCAATTCAGCTGCCGCCCAGGCTTAA